The following are encoded together in the Hemicordylus capensis ecotype Gifberg chromosome 4, rHemCap1.1.pri, whole genome shotgun sequence genome:
- the LOC128322128 gene encoding uncharacterized protein LOC128322128 isoform X1, with protein sequence MTVASAVGGTPVSTASGPKPLGEKGDTKAREGQRAQQPRLEKGPSPIKIPVLRRLLRDYPNRERARYIEDGFVKGFRIPCQSRRVHSFARNLKSVRGMEHIVAKKIAKEVSLGRVLGPFDRLPLPTLRVSPLGVVPKKAPGEYRLIHHLSYPRGDSVNDGIPADLCSVRYTSFDEAVAMIRGCGPRALMAKCDIESAFRLLPVHPDDFDLLGFAFKGGFYIDRALPMGCSVSCAAFEAFSSMLEWALRRRAGLRSSAHYLDDFIFGGREGSGQCLHLLRSFRALCGDLGVPLAKDKTEGPTTKLTFLGIELDTVGQLSRLPGDKLSIMRELLRECREARKVTLRKLQSLVGHLNFACRVVAPGRPFLRRLCDAMVGCNRPHFLIRVSTAMREDMGLWLRFLESFNGVSFWRSSQLLEADFQVQSDAAGGLGFGLYLRGRWCAERWPGSWSERGITRDLTFLELFPIVVAVHIWAESFKDSVVRFWCDNLAVVQIINSQTSKSQRVMGLVRALVLTCLRHNTLFTAQHVPGVQNEVADALSRFQMQRFRKLAPGAAKEPEQGLSRLGRGRPGSAQESSYWAIPSFSGHASGRRAPTLEPSLVWGVGPLWSGLAGGACGGPSSCRCCTSSWKGILSRMSCCCILEATTWWTSLAFRSQDRLPRTWWSPSPGARGWWSSGLTSLSGESGGGR encoded by the exons ATGACTGTGGCTTCTGCGGTGGGCGGCACGCCAGTATCTACTGCCAGCGGGCCAAAGCCCTTAGGGGAAAAGGGGGATACCAAGGCCCGGGAGGGGCAAAGGGCCCAGCAGCCAcggctggaaaagggccccagcccaattaaaatCCCGGTGCTCCGGAGGCTGCTGCGTGACTACCCCAACAGGGAGCGCGCACGCTATATTGAGGACGGTTTTGTGAAGGGGTTTAGGATTCCGTGCCAATCCAGGCGGGTCCATAGTTTTGCACGCAACCTAAAATCGGTTAGGGGGATGGAACACATAGTAGCGAAAAAGATAGCcaaggaggtgtctctggggagggtgctgggcccctttgacaggctgccactgccaacattgcgggtatcccctttgggcgtgGTCCCTAAGAAGGCGCCGGGAGAGTATAGGCTTATccaccacctgtcctacccaAGGGGCGACTCGGTTAACGATGGGATACCGGCGGACCTTTGCTCAGTACGGTATACATCGTTTGATGAGGCTGTGGCCATGATCAGGGGCTGCGGGCCTCGGGCACTGATGGCGAAGTGCGACATTGAATCCGCCTTCCGCCTCCTGCCCGTGCACCCTGATGACTTTGACCTTTTGGGCTTCGCATTTAAAGGGGGATTTTACATCGACAGAgccctccccatgggatgctcggtctcctgtgcggcctttgaggctttcagctcTATGCTGGAATGGGCACTGCGCCGGAGGGCGGGGCTACGCTCCTCCGCTCACTATTTAGATGACTTTATTttcggaggaagggagggctctgGCCAATGCCTACACTTACTGCGCTCATTCAGGGCACTCTGCGGGGATCTGGGGGTGCCACTGGCTAAGGACAAGACAGAGGGCCCAACCACGAAGCTTACATTTCTGGGGATAGAGCTGGACACGGTGGGACAGCTCTCACGCCTCCCCGGGGACAAGCTCAGCATCATGAGGGAATTGctcagggaatgcagagaggctAGGAAGGTAACGCTACGCAAATTGCAATCGCTGGTTGGCCACCTGAACTTCGCTTGCAGGGTGGTGGCTCCAGGCCGCCCCTTTCTAAGGCGCCTGTGTGACGCCATGGTGGGGTGTAATCGACCCCATTTCCTCATTAGGGTGTCTACCGCCATGAGGGAGGATATGGGGCTCTGGCTCAGGTTCCTGGAGTCCTTTAATGGGGTGTCATTCTGGCGTTCTTCCCAGCTGCTCGAGGCCGACTTCCAGGTTCAGTCAGACGCCGCGGGCGGCCTTGGGTTCGGCCTGTACCTGAGAGGGCGCTGGTGCGCGGAACGATGGCCGGGCAGCTGGTCGGAACGGGGAATCACAAGGGATCTCACCTTCCTCGAActcttccccattgtggtggcggtGCACATTTGGGCCGAGTCCTTCAAGGACTCGGTCGTGCGTTTCTGGTGCGATAATTTGGCCGTGGTTCAGATTATTAATAGCCAGACTTCCAAATCACAGAGGGTGATGGGGCTGGTGCGGGCCCTGGTTCTAACATGCCTTCGCCATAACACGCTCTTCACCGCCCAGCATGTTCCAGGGGTGCAGAACGAGGTggcagatgccctgtctcgcttccAGATGCAGCGCTTCCGGAAGCTGGCACCTGGAGCCGCCAAGGAGCCCGAGCAG GGCCTCAGTCGGCTGGGCCGAGGGCGGCCGGGCAGCGCGCAAGAGTCCTCATACTGGGccattccttcattttctgggcacgcAAGTGGGCGCAGAGCGCCGACCCTGGAACCCAGCTTGGTTTGGGgcgttgggccactgtggagtggcttggccggcggggcatgcggagggcccagttcctgccgatgctgcacgagttcctggaagggaatcctgtcccggatgtcctgctgctgcattttggaggcaacgacctggtggaccagtctggcatttcgctctcaagacagattgcccaggacctggtggtcGCCCTCTCCTGGTGCCCGGGGCTGGTGGTCATCTGGTCTGACATCACTCAGCGGCGAGTCTGGAGGGGGGCGGTGA